In Choloepus didactylus isolate mChoDid1 chromosome 6, mChoDid1.pri, whole genome shotgun sequence, one DNA window encodes the following:
- the THY1 gene encoding thy-1 membrane glycoprotein — MNPAIGIAVLLTVLQMARGQTVTSLTACLVDQSLRLDCRHENTTTLPIQYQFSLTRETKKHVLFGTVGVPEHTYRSRTNFTSKYNIKVLYLSGFTSKDEGTYTCELHVSGQTPTISNKNISVYRDKLVKCEGISLLAQNTSWLLLLLLSLPLLQATDIISL; from the exons ATGAACCCGGCAATCGGCATCGCTGTCCTGCTGACAG TCTTGCAGATGGCCCGCGGGCAGACGGTGACGAGCCTGACGGCCTGCCTGGTGGACCAGAGCCTGCGTCTGGACTGCCGCCATGAGAACACCACCACCCTGCCCATCCAGTATCAGTTCAGCCTGACCCGCGAGACAAAGAAGCACGTGCTCTTCGGCACCGTGGGGGTGCCTGAGCACACGTACCGCTCCCGAACGAACTTCACCAGCAAGTACAACATCAAGGTCCTCTACTTATCCGGCTTCACCAGCAAGGACGAGGGCACCTACACCTGTGAACTCCACGTCTCTGGCCAGACTCCCACCATCTCCAACAAGAACATCTCTGTCTACAGAG ACAAACTGGTCAAGTGTGAGGGCATCAGCCTGCTGGCCCAGAACACCTcgtggctgctgctgctcctgctctccctgcccctcctccaggcCACGGACATCATTTCCCTGTGA